Proteins from a genomic interval of Procambarus clarkii isolate CNS0578487 chromosome 45, FALCON_Pclarkii_2.0, whole genome shotgun sequence:
- the LOC138350333 gene encoding secreted protein C-like, with the protein MGTTSQTNRRPTQNGSSLYHRGNRTTYTAGGSAATPAPSTVGTQGEDAGPGSAAEDEGADGDASQGAPGRPTGAARPETGSGVTFDGTATSGGSATTGGGTSGDAGEASAANGTLTSSPLESFSRGSGGKSSSRNKFTEATGSAVHPAA; encoded by the coding sequence ATGGGCACCACTAGccagacgaaccgacgcccgacgcaaaacggcagcagcctctaccacagagggaaccggaccacatacacagcaggaggctccgcagccaccccagcacccagcacagtagGGACCCAAGGTGAGGATGCAGGGCCAGGttcagcagccgaagacgagggagcagacggcgatgcctcacagggagcaccaggaaggcccacgggagcagcaagGCCAGAGACAGGATCAGGAGTAACAttcgacggcaccgcaacatccggagggtctgcgacaaccgGGGGGGGAACGTCGGGCGACGCTGGGGAAGCCTCAGCAGCGAatgggacgctcacctcctcacccctggAGTCcttctccagagggagcggcgggaaatcctcttcacggaacaAATTTACGGAAGCAACCGGATCAGcagtgcacccggcagcctga